Proteins encoded by one window of Kribbella italica:
- a CDS encoding Gfo/Idh/MocA family oxidoreductase, which translates to MGEQVTRIGIVGTGVISGTYLDHLAKLPGVEVAAVADLDVSRAQTVADAHPGVRPLSSDDLLADPDVDVVLNLTIPAAHAPVHRAALEAGKHTYGEKPLAVDRAEAKPLLELAEAKGLRIGCAPDTVLGTGTQTARAVIDRGDIGVPTAASASFVTPGHELWHPAPEFYYQPGGGPLLDMGPYYVTSLVTLLGPVRRVTGRAGRSQDERKVHTGPRAGAIFPVDVPTHVTGILEHESGALTTVLMSFDVWAARLPRIEIYGTDGSLSVPDPNAFDGTVEIATAAQREWTEVPVAGGYAGAGRGVGVADLARAIRTGGPHRADGALAFHVLDVLESLLEAAAKDQPVDVTSTVERPAAVPLGASPETA; encoded by the coding sequence GTGGGCGAGCAAGTGACCCGGATCGGGATCGTCGGCACCGGCGTCATCAGCGGCACCTACCTGGACCACCTGGCCAAGCTGCCGGGCGTCGAGGTGGCCGCGGTGGCCGACCTGGACGTGTCGCGGGCCCAGACCGTGGCCGACGCGCACCCCGGCGTACGGCCGTTGTCATCGGACGACCTGCTGGCCGACCCCGACGTCGACGTGGTACTCAACCTGACCATCCCGGCCGCGCACGCGCCGGTGCACCGGGCCGCGCTCGAGGCCGGCAAGCACACGTACGGCGAGAAGCCGCTGGCCGTCGACCGGGCCGAGGCCAAGCCGCTGCTCGAGCTCGCCGAGGCGAAGGGCCTGCGGATCGGTTGTGCGCCGGACACCGTGCTCGGCACCGGGACGCAGACCGCGCGCGCCGTGATCGACCGCGGCGACATCGGCGTACCGACTGCTGCGAGTGCGTCGTTCGTCACGCCTGGGCACGAGCTGTGGCACCCGGCGCCGGAGTTCTACTACCAGCCCGGCGGCGGCCCGCTACTCGACATGGGTCCGTACTACGTGACCAGTCTGGTGACCCTGCTCGGCCCGGTACGCCGGGTGACCGGGCGCGCTGGGCGCTCGCAGGACGAGCGCAAGGTGCACACCGGGCCGCGGGCCGGGGCGATCTTCCCGGTCGACGTCCCGACGCACGTCACCGGCATCCTCGAGCACGAGTCGGGCGCGCTGACGACCGTGCTGATGTCGTTCGACGTGTGGGCCGCGCGGCTGCCGCGGATCGAGATCTACGGCACCGACGGCAGCCTGTCCGTCCCCGACCCGAACGCGTTCGACGGCACGGTCGAGATCGCGACCGCCGCCCAGCGCGAGTGGACCGAGGTCCCGGTGGCCGGCGGGTACGCCGGAGCAGGGCGGGGTGTCGGGGTTGCTGACCTGGCGCGCGCGATCCGTACCGGCGGGCCGCATCGCGCGGACGGTGCGCTGGCGTTCCACGTGCTCGACGTCCTGGAGTCACTGCTCGAAGCGGCCGCCAAGGACCAGCCGGTGGACGTCACCAGCACGGTCGAGCGCCCGGCCGCAGTACCGTTGGGAGCCTCGCCCGAAACTGCCTGA
- the hrcA gene encoding heat-inducible transcriptional repressor HrcA, which yields MLDERKLDVLRAIVEDYVATHEPVGSKTLVDRHNLGVSPATVRNDMAALEEEGYITQPHTSAGRIPTDAGYRLFVDKLSTVKTLSAAEKKAISSFLGGAVDLDDVVRRTVRLLAQITRQVAIVQYPTLIRSSVRHVEVVTMTPRRLLLVLITSTGRVEQRIVETHADVDEQLVADLRSRLNTVLTGQRLTDATTALTSVAETFPPADRPFVAAIVTTLLEAFTDEGEQRIAVGGAANLTRYGDDFERNVKPVLEALEEHVILLKLLGEATHPQTLTVRIGHENPYEGLATTSVVATGYGPKSEALATLGIVGPTHMDYPSTMGAVRAVARYVSQILADS from the coding sequence GTGCTGGACGAGCGCAAACTGGACGTGCTCCGGGCCATCGTCGAGGACTACGTGGCGACCCACGAGCCGGTCGGGTCCAAGACCCTGGTCGACCGGCACAACCTCGGCGTCTCGCCGGCGACGGTGCGCAACGACATGGCCGCGCTGGAGGAGGAGGGGTACATCACCCAGCCGCACACCAGCGCCGGCCGGATCCCGACCGACGCCGGGTACCGGCTGTTCGTCGACAAGCTGAGCACGGTCAAGACGCTGTCCGCGGCGGAGAAGAAGGCGATCTCGTCGTTCCTCGGTGGCGCGGTGGACCTGGACGACGTCGTACGGCGTACCGTCCGGCTGCTCGCGCAGATCACCCGCCAGGTCGCGATCGTGCAGTACCCGACGCTGATCCGCTCCAGCGTCCGGCACGTCGAGGTCGTCACGATGACCCCGCGGCGGTTGCTGCTGGTGCTGATCACGAGCACCGGCCGGGTCGAGCAGCGGATCGTCGAGACCCACGCCGACGTCGACGAGCAACTGGTCGCCGACCTGCGCTCCCGGCTCAACACCGTGCTCACCGGCCAGCGGCTGACCGACGCGACGACCGCGCTGACCAGCGTGGCCGAGACCTTCCCGCCGGCCGACCGGCCGTTCGTCGCGGCGATCGTGACGACGCTGCTGGAGGCCTTCACCGACGAGGGCGAGCAGCGGATCGCGGTCGGCGGCGCGGCCAACCTGACCCGGTACGGCGACGACTTCGAGCGCAACGTGAAACCCGTGCTGGAAGCGCTCGAGGAGCACGTGATCCTGCTCAAGCTCCTCGGCGAGGCGACCCATCCGCAGACCCTCACGGTGCGGATCGGGCACGAGAACCCGTACGAGGGGCTGGCCACGACCTCGGTGGTCGCGACCGGCTACGGCCCCAAGTCGGAGGCGCTGGCCACCCTCGGCATCGTCGGCCCGACCCACATGGACTACCCCAGCACGATGGGCGCCGTCCGCGCCGTCGCCCGCTACGTCAGCCAGATCCTGGCCGACTCATGA
- the dnaJ gene encoding molecular chaperone DnaJ, protein MSTDYYAVLGVSRDASQDEIKKAYRKLARQYHPDVNDSEDAHAKFQEIGRAFQVLSDPQKKQVHDLGGDPFASAGPGGAGFGQAFTFTDIMDAFFGQTGGATRGPRPRTRRGQDALIPLRIDLSEAAFGTTRELKVDTAVLCPTCTGSGAAAGSEPVTCEVCHGRGEVTHTQRSFLGEVRTMRPCPNCRGFGTTIPSPCVECSGDGRVRSRRTVTVKIPGGVDSGTRVQLSGQGEVGPGGGPAGDLYVEIEVEPHEIFSRNGDDLHCTVTLPMTAAALGTTIDLPTLEGETTPLEIRPGTQSGTAMTLTARGVPRLRHAGRGDLIVQIIVETPTKIDDSQAQILRDLAAARGEERPQGQVQATHKGVFGRLRDAFGAH, encoded by the coding sequence ATGAGCACCGATTACTACGCCGTTCTCGGCGTCAGCCGTGACGCGTCCCAGGACGAGATCAAGAAGGCCTACCGCAAGCTGGCCCGCCAGTACCACCCGGACGTGAACGACTCCGAGGACGCGCACGCCAAGTTCCAGGAGATCGGCCGCGCCTTCCAGGTGCTGAGCGACCCGCAGAAGAAGCAGGTCCACGATCTCGGCGGCGACCCGTTCGCGAGCGCCGGACCGGGTGGCGCGGGCTTCGGCCAGGCGTTCACCTTCACCGACATCATGGACGCCTTCTTCGGCCAGACCGGCGGAGCGACCCGAGGGCCGCGACCGCGGACCCGGCGCGGCCAGGACGCGCTGATCCCGCTGCGGATCGACCTGAGCGAGGCCGCGTTCGGTACGACGCGCGAGCTGAAGGTCGACACCGCCGTCCTGTGCCCGACCTGTACGGGGTCCGGCGCGGCGGCCGGGTCCGAGCCGGTCACCTGCGAGGTCTGCCACGGACGCGGCGAGGTCACGCACACGCAGCGCTCGTTCCTCGGTGAGGTCCGGACGATGCGCCCGTGCCCGAACTGCCGCGGCTTCGGGACGACGATCCCGAGCCCGTGCGTCGAGTGCTCCGGCGACGGGCGCGTGCGCTCCCGCCGTACGGTCACGGTGAAGATCCCCGGCGGTGTCGACAGCGGCACCCGCGTACAGCTGTCCGGCCAGGGCGAGGTCGGCCCCGGCGGCGGTCCGGCCGGCGACCTGTACGTCGAGATCGAGGTCGAGCCGCACGAGATCTTCAGCCGCAACGGCGACGACCTGCACTGCACGGTCACGCTGCCGATGACCGCCGCCGCGCTCGGCACGACGATCGACCTGCCGACGCTGGAAGGCGAGACCACCCCGCTGGAGATCCGCCCCGGCACGCAGTCCGGCACCGCGATGACCCTGACCGCCCGCGGTGTCCCGCGCCTGCGGCACGCCGGCCGCGGTGACCTGATCGTCCAGATCATCGTCGAGACCCCGACGAAGATCGACGACAGCCAGGCCCAGATCCTCCGCGACCTCGCCGCGGCCCGCGGCGAGGAACGCCCCCAGGGCCAGGTCCAAGCCACCCACAAGGGCGTCTTCGGCCGCCTCCGCGACGCCTTCGGCGCCCACTGA
- a CDS encoding 16S rRNA (uracil(1498)-N(3))-methyltransferase, translating into MGLAVFYLADLGEPPLDGDAGVMPGLGARPSAQQLADAGVARDPGGADAMPGPGARPGAQPTGPGVAGEPGGADAMPAPGARPGAQPIAPGVAGEPGGADVMPGLGARPSAQQVADAGVADELGGADALAGPAAAPGVAAEPGGGGSSSPPSSEGGGAELVLGGAEGRHAAVVRRITPGERLRLTDGAGNFAEGSVTQASKSGVTVAVDRRGSVPKPTPRLVVVQALPKGERAELAVEMLTEVGVDLIVPWNAERSQFRANPERVEKTLTKWRSWAFEASKQSRRSWFCEVAPVASTAEVVQLVKTAGLAAVLHEEAKTPLATMNPPVTGDVVIVVGPEGGISAAELEAFATEPVLLGDTVLRTSTAGVAAASVLLANSRWRTTA; encoded by the coding sequence ATGGGACTCGCCGTCTTCTACTTGGCAGACCTGGGCGAGCCGCCGCTGGACGGCGACGCCGGCGTGATGCCGGGCCTGGGCGCTCGCCCGAGCGCCCAGCAGCTCGCCGATGCCGGCGTAGCCCGCGACCCCGGAGGGGCCGACGCGATGCCGGGCCCGGGCGCTCGCCCGGGCGCCCAGCCCACCGGTCCCGGCGTAGCCGGCGAGCCCGGAGGCGCCGACGCGATGCCGGCCCCGGGCGCTCGCCCGGGCGCCCAGCCCATCGCTCCCGGCGTAGCCGGCGAGCCCGGAGGCGCCGACGTGATGCCGGGCCTGGGCGCTCGCCCGAGCGCCCAGCAGGTCGCCGATGCCGGCGTAGCCGACGAGCTCGGCGGGGCGGATGCTCTCGCGGGCCCCGCGGCTGCTCCCGGCGTAGCCGCTGAGCCCGGGGGCGGCGGCTCCTCCTCTCCCCCCTCCTCCGAGGGGGGAGGAGCTGAGCTGGTGCTCGGCGGGGCCGAGGGGCGCCATGCGGCGGTGGTGCGGCGCATCACCCCGGGGGAGCGTTTGCGGCTGACCGACGGTGCTGGGAACTTCGCCGAAGGATCAGTGACTCAGGCCTCCAAGTCCGGTGTCACCGTCGCGGTCGACCGCCGGGGGAGCGTGCCCAAGCCGACGCCGCGGTTGGTCGTCGTACAGGCGCTGCCCAAGGGGGAGCGGGCTGAGCTTGCCGTGGAGATGCTGACCGAGGTCGGCGTCGACCTCATCGTTCCGTGGAACGCGGAGCGCAGTCAGTTCCGGGCCAACCCCGAACGGGTCGAGAAGACGTTGACCAAGTGGCGGTCGTGGGCGTTCGAGGCGAGCAAGCAGTCGCGGCGGAGCTGGTTCTGCGAGGTGGCTCCGGTGGCGTCGACGGCTGAAGTTGTGCAGTTGGTGAAAACCGCCGGGCTGGCCGCCGTGCTGCACGAAGAAGCGAAGACCCCGCTGGCAACAATGAACCCACCGGTCACCGGCGACGTGGTGATCGTGGTGGGACCAGAAGGTGGCATCAGCGCCGCCGAGCTGGAAGCCTTCGCAACAGAGCCGGTGCTGCTCGGCGACACGGTCCTGAGGACATCCACCGCAGGCGTCGCCGCAGCGTCGGTCCTGCTCGCAAACTCTCGGTGGAGGACGACAGCTTGA
- a CDS encoding class I SAM-dependent methyltransferase has product MDWLEWHSSYEDEESPLSRRLASVQRAIRERLDADPDAKLQAVSACAGQGRDLIEVLATHPARGRVTARLVELDHRNAGLARAAATVNGLTGVEVVEADAGRTDAYAGAVPADLVLFCGVFGNITDADVETTVKALPQFCAPGATVVWTRTREQPDLCPAVRDWFTTAGFEEVSYDAPDDVLWSVGVHRLTADPQQLEPGRQLFSFVRHPDVQST; this is encoded by the coding sequence ATGGACTGGCTGGAGTGGCACTCGTCGTACGAGGACGAGGAGTCGCCGCTGAGCCGCCGCCTCGCCTCGGTGCAACGGGCGATCCGCGAACGTCTCGACGCCGACCCCGACGCCAAGCTCCAGGCGGTCAGCGCCTGCGCGGGCCAGGGCCGCGACCTGATCGAGGTCCTCGCCACGCACCCGGCCCGAGGCCGCGTCACCGCGCGGCTCGTCGAGCTCGACCACCGCAACGCCGGCCTGGCCCGCGCCGCCGCGACCGTCAACGGTCTCACCGGCGTCGAGGTCGTCGAGGCCGACGCAGGCAGGACCGACGCCTACGCCGGCGCCGTACCGGCCGATCTCGTGCTGTTCTGCGGCGTCTTCGGCAACATCACCGACGCCGACGTCGAGACCACCGTCAAAGCACTCCCGCAGTTCTGCGCCCCCGGCGCGACCGTCGTCTGGACCCGCACCCGCGAGCAGCCCGACCTTTGCCCGGCGGTCCGGGACTGGTTCACGACCGCGGGCTTCGAGGAAGTCTCGTACGACGCCCCGGACGACGTGCTCTGGTCCGTCGGCGTCCACCGCCTGACCGCCGACCCGCAACAGCTCGAGCCCGGCCGTCAGCTGTTCAGCTTCGTCCGCCACCCTGACGTGCAGTCGACCTGA
- a CDS encoding Gmad2 immunoglobulin-like domain-containing protein: MSDQPNDDFDELMRRALHNEADRVEPADGLHEIQARVRTTRTPVNRRPWAITAGAAVLGTAAAIGAFAVLNGDDRQAGDNEVAGAPGTTTSATGTPESATARPPATVPSPSVEEPTDQTPEAKPTTKQQGRLEPETSGAIPVYWLGETIGFESGPGVRLYRTFVPFKGRATYAAVQLMASGKADDPDYSSPWAGAQVSEVRMSGALTTVDFKSVPTTRLEPGVAQMALQQLVYTVQGASKATVPVEVTLQGKPLPQLFGVDIKQPLGRAQSLDVQAFIWVTSPDNGAVLTTPFKVSGIGAVNEAQLNWRITSDDNRKVLDEGVATTKEAFKLTPYSFVVPKLPAGRYTLEVFEVSAADGRQTSTDSKTLVVK; this comes from the coding sequence ATGAGTGACCAGCCGAACGACGACTTCGACGAGCTGATGCGGCGCGCCCTGCACAACGAGGCCGACCGCGTCGAGCCGGCCGACGGGCTGCACGAGATCCAGGCCCGGGTCCGCACCACCCGTACGCCGGTCAACCGCCGTCCCTGGGCGATCACCGCCGGCGCCGCCGTGCTCGGGACGGCGGCCGCGATCGGGGCGTTCGCCGTACTGAACGGCGACGACCGGCAGGCCGGCGACAACGAGGTCGCGGGCGCGCCCGGTACGACGACCAGCGCGACCGGTACGCCGGAGAGCGCGACCGCCCGGCCGCCGGCCACCGTGCCGTCGCCGTCGGTGGAGGAGCCGACCGACCAGACGCCCGAGGCGAAGCCGACGACCAAGCAGCAGGGCAGGCTGGAGCCGGAGACCTCGGGAGCGATCCCGGTCTACTGGCTCGGCGAGACGATCGGGTTCGAGAGCGGGCCCGGCGTCCGGCTGTACCGGACCTTCGTGCCGTTCAAGGGCCGGGCGACGTACGCGGCGGTCCAGCTGATGGCGTCCGGCAAGGCCGACGACCCCGACTACAGCTCGCCGTGGGCCGGCGCGCAGGTCTCCGAGGTCCGGATGTCCGGTGCGCTGACGACGGTGGACTTCAAGTCGGTGCCGACGACGCGCCTGGAGCCGGGCGTCGCGCAGATGGCGCTGCAGCAGCTGGTCTACACGGTCCAGGGCGCGAGCAAGGCGACCGTTCCGGTCGAGGTCACGCTGCAGGGCAAGCCGCTGCCGCAGCTGTTCGGGGTCGACATCAAGCAGCCGCTCGGCCGGGCGCAGTCGCTCGACGTCCAGGCGTTCATCTGGGTCACCTCGCCGGACAACGGCGCCGTGCTCACGACGCCGTTCAAGGTGAGCGGCATCGGCGCGGTGAACGAGGCCCAGCTGAACTGGCGGATCACGTCCGACGACAACCGCAAGGTGCTCGACGAGGGAGTGGCCACGACCAAGGAGGCGTTCAAGCTCACGCCGTACTCGTTCGTCGTCCCCAAGCTGCCGGCCGGGCGGTACACGCTCGAGGTGTTCGAGGTGTCGGCCGCGGACGGCCGGCAGACCTCGACCGATTCGAAGACGCTGGTGGTGAAATAG
- a CDS encoding SigE family RNA polymerase sigma factor, whose amino-acid sequence MAQDSSWNADEALTAVYTAHYTSLVRLGALLLRDRGSAEEIVQDAFVAMHARWHRLRDPHKALAYLRTAVVNRCRSRQRHLVVVDKHLPRSLPDEPSAEAAVLRTAETDRVIEAMRTLPEKQRTVMVLRYYGDLSEAEIADTMGISRGSVKSHAARATKSLRQVLEQST is encoded by the coding sequence GTGGCTCAGGACTCCTCGTGGAATGCCGACGAGGCGCTGACGGCTGTCTACACGGCGCACTACACGTCGTTGGTCCGCCTCGGCGCCCTGCTGCTGCGTGACCGGGGATCGGCGGAGGAGATCGTGCAGGACGCCTTCGTGGCGATGCACGCCCGCTGGCACCGGCTGCGCGATCCGCACAAGGCGCTGGCGTACCTGAGGACCGCCGTGGTGAACCGCTGCCGATCGCGGCAGCGGCACCTGGTGGTCGTCGACAAGCACCTGCCGCGCTCACTGCCGGACGAGCCGAGCGCGGAGGCGGCGGTGCTGCGGACCGCGGAGACCGACCGGGTGATCGAGGCGATGCGCACCCTGCCGGAGAAGCAACGCACCGTCATGGTCCTGCGGTACTACGGTGACCTGTCGGAGGCGGAGATCGCCGACACGATGGGGATCAGCCGGGGATCGGTGAAGAGCCATGCAGCGCGGGCGACCAAGTCCTTGCGCCAGGTCCTGGAGCAGAGCACATGA
- a CDS encoding PhoH family protein, whose protein sequence is MVALLGARDEFLRIIEKEFAADIMVRGNEITMNGDPAELALSERLIDELIAVVRTGHGLTADSVERSIAMIKAETAESPADVLTQNILSSRGRTIRPKTLNQKRYVDAIDKNTIVFGIGPAGTGKTYLAVAKAVQALQAKEVNRIILTRPAVEAGERLGFLPGTLSEKIDPYLRPLYDALHDMLDPESIPRLMTAGTIEIAPLAYMRGRTLNDAYIILDEAQNTSPEQMKMFLTRLGFGSKMVVTGDVTQVDLPSGTNSGLRVVQDILEGVRDLTFCRLTSHDVVRHKLVGRIVSAYENYEGSAEPNR, encoded by the coding sequence ATGGTGGCGCTGCTCGGAGCCCGGGACGAGTTCCTCCGGATCATCGAGAAGGAGTTCGCGGCCGACATCATGGTCCGCGGCAACGAGATCACGATGAACGGCGATCCGGCCGAGCTGGCCCTGTCCGAGCGGCTGATCGACGAGCTGATCGCGGTGGTGCGGACCGGTCACGGGCTGACCGCCGACTCCGTCGAGCGCAGCATCGCGATGATCAAGGCCGAGACGGCCGAGAGCCCGGCCGACGTCCTGACCCAGAACATCCTGTCCAGCCGCGGCCGCACCATCCGGCCCAAGACGCTGAACCAGAAGCGCTACGTCGACGCGATCGACAAGAACACGATCGTGTTCGGCATCGGCCCGGCCGGTACCGGCAAGACCTACCTGGCGGTCGCCAAGGCGGTCCAGGCGCTGCAGGCCAAGGAGGTCAACCGGATCATCCTGACCCGGCCGGCCGTCGAGGCCGGCGAGCGGCTCGGCTTCCTGCCCGGCACGCTGTCGGAGAAGATCGACCCGTACCTGCGCCCGCTGTACGACGCCCTGCACGACATGCTCGACCCGGAGTCGATCCCGCGGCTGATGACGGCCGGCACGATCGAGATCGCGCCGCTGGCCTACATGCGCGGCCGGACCCTGAACGACGCCTACATCATCCTGGACGAGGCGCAGAACACCTCGCCCGAGCAGATGAAGATGTTCCTCACCCGGCTCGGCTTCGGCTCCAAGATGGTGGTCACCGGTGACGTCACCCAGGTCGACCTGCCGTCCGGGACGAACTCCGGCCTGCGGGTCGTGCAGGACATCCTGGAAGGCGTGCGGGACCTGACGTTCTGCCGGCTCACGTCGCACGACGTGGTCCGGCACAAGCTGGTCGGCCGGATCGTGTCGGCCTACGAAAACTACGAAGGCAGCGCTGAACCGAACCGATGA
- the ybeY gene encoding rRNA maturation RNase YbeY yields MNVEVNNESGVEIDAHGLMRLSRFVMSSLRLHPECELSIKLVDEDTMARYHVEFLDLPGPTDVMSWPMDELRPGSDSDDTEPPLGHLGDIALCPTVAAAQGAKAGHGTWAELELLTVHGILHLLGYDHAEPAEKAEMWEVQGRLLEAWRAPGNRLGEE; encoded by the coding sequence ATGAACGTCGAGGTCAACAACGAGTCCGGCGTGGAGATCGACGCCCACGGACTGATGCGGCTGAGCCGCTTCGTGATGTCGAGCCTGCGCCTGCACCCCGAGTGCGAGCTGTCGATCAAGCTGGTCGACGAGGACACGATGGCGCGGTACCACGTCGAGTTCCTGGACCTGCCCGGGCCGACCGACGTGATGTCGTGGCCGATGGACGAGCTGCGTCCGGGCAGCGACTCCGACGACACCGAGCCGCCGCTCGGACACCTGGGTGACATCGCCCTGTGCCCGACGGTGGCCGCGGCGCAGGGCGCCAAGGCCGGCCACGGGACGTGGGCCGAGCTCGAGCTGCTGACGGTGCACGGCATCCTGCACCTGCTCGGGTACGACCACGCCGAACCGGCCGAGAAGGCGGAGATGTGGGAAGTCCAGGGCCGGCTGCTCGAAGCGTGGCGCGCCCCTGGCAACCGGCTCGGCGAGGAGTGA
- a CDS encoding CNNM domain-containing protein, translated as MSSHDGALLVVAAVLVLLAGVFAGAEAAISAYSKVRANEQVELGNTRAVRLSDLLTDAPRYLNTLLLVRLTCEITAIVLVTQALSNIFTVTWEHILITAVVMVVVSYVIIGVAPRTLGRQHSDRFAMLSAGPIMALTTVLGPIPKLLILIGNALTPGKGFAAGPFATESELRALVDLAEKSAVIESNERQMIHSVFELGDTIVREVMVPRTDMVYIERHKKLRQLTSLALRSGYSRIPVVGDSLDDILGVVYLKDVMRRVYDNAQSESTERVESVMRPCMYVPDSKPVDQLLREMQAARMHVAMVVDEYGGTAGLVTIEDILEEIVGEITDEYDEAPEAVQALSDGAYRLSSRYPIDELGELFGVPLDDDDVDTVGGLMAKLLGKVPIPGAQVEIEGLSLTAERPSGRRNQIGTVLVRRTEDVAEQPQDNSHQTA; from the coding sequence GTGAGCTCCCACGACGGCGCCCTGCTGGTGGTGGCCGCGGTGCTCGTCCTGCTCGCCGGCGTGTTCGCTGGCGCGGAGGCGGCCATCTCGGCGTACTCGAAGGTGCGGGCCAACGAGCAGGTCGAGCTGGGCAACACCCGTGCGGTGCGGCTGAGCGACCTGCTGACCGACGCCCCGCGCTACCTGAACACCCTGCTCCTGGTCCGGCTGACCTGCGAGATCACCGCGATCGTGCTGGTCACCCAGGCCCTGTCGAACATCTTCACCGTGACCTGGGAGCACATCCTGATCACCGCGGTGGTGATGGTGGTGGTCTCGTACGTGATCATCGGCGTCGCCCCGCGTACGCTCGGCCGGCAGCACTCGGACCGGTTCGCGATGCTCTCGGCCGGCCCGATCATGGCGCTGACCACGGTGCTCGGACCGATCCCGAAGCTGCTGATCCTGATCGGCAACGCGCTCACCCCCGGCAAGGGGTTCGCGGCCGGCCCGTTCGCGACCGAGTCCGAGCTGCGGGCCCTGGTCGACCTGGCCGAGAAGTCCGCCGTGATCGAGTCCAACGAGCGGCAGATGATCCACTCGGTCTTCGAGCTCGGCGACACGATCGTGCGCGAGGTGATGGTGCCGCGCACCGACATGGTCTACATCGAGCGGCACAAGAAGCTGCGCCAGCTCACCTCGCTGGCGCTGCGCTCGGGCTACTCGCGGATCCCGGTGGTCGGTGACTCCCTCGACGACATCCTCGGCGTGGTCTACCTCAAGGACGTGATGCGCCGCGTCTACGACAACGCGCAGTCGGAGTCGACCGAGCGGGTCGAGTCGGTGATGCGGCCCTGCATGTACGTGCCGGACAGCAAGCCGGTCGACCAGCTGCTGCGCGAGATGCAGGCGGCCCGGATGCACGTCGCGATGGTCGTCGACGAGTACGGCGGCACCGCCGGCCTGGTCACCATCGAGGACATCCTGGAGGAGATCGTCGGCGAGATCACCGACGAGTACGACGAGGCGCCGGAGGCGGTGCAGGCGCTGTCCGACGGCGCCTACCGGCTGTCCAGCCGATACCCGATCGACGAGCTCGGCGAGCTGTTCGGCGTACCGCTGGACGACGACGACGTCGACACCGTCGGCGGGCTGATGGCCAAGCTGCTCGGCAAGGTGCCGATCCCGGGCGCCCAGGTCGAGATCGAGGGCCTGTCCCTCACCGCGGAACGGCCGTCGGGCCGCCGCAACCAGATCGGTACGGTGCTGGTCCGGCGGACCGAGGACGTTGCCGAGCAGCCGCAGGACAACAGCCATCAAACGGCCTGA
- a CDS encoding cytidine deaminase: MPADLSDEDAKLVTLARAARARTRAAEGAAVRDSDGRTYAACTVQLDTVLLSALQLATAMAVSSGVKGLEAAAVVTDADTADVEVVRYFGGAALPVVVADGNGEVRHVVHT; this comes from the coding sequence TTGCCCGCTGACCTTTCCGACGAGGACGCCAAACTGGTCACGTTGGCCCGGGCGGCCCGGGCCCGGACCCGCGCGGCCGAGGGTGCCGCCGTGCGTGACTCCGACGGCCGGACGTACGCTGCCTGTACGGTCCAGCTCGACACGGTGCTGCTGTCCGCGCTGCAGCTGGCGACCGCGATGGCGGTGTCGTCCGGGGTCAAAGGGCTCGAAGCGGCCGCGGTGGTGACCGACGCCGACACGGCCGACGTCGAGGTCGTTCGGTACTTCGGTGGCGCCGCGCTGCCGGTAGTCGTTGCTGATGGCAACGGAGAGGTTCGGCATGTCGTCCACACCTGA